Proteins co-encoded in one Acidimicrobiia bacterium genomic window:
- a CDS encoding amidohydrolase family protein — protein sequence MTKFIDIHVHPPVAEFLNGPFAPYLDQLAEHFGRPLEVMTTEEIADYYRRLDGVAVLLAWSAQTASGLPAFRNETVSQMVAEAPDVFIGFGSIDPHRGSAAVSAVHQAARDGLRGLKFHPSAQGFTPSDREFHPIFEAAEEAGLIVLSHTGFTGLGAGTAGGMGIRQQFSHPMHIDEVAATFPRLQIVMAHPSWPWQSEALAVAQHKTNVWIDLSGWSPKYLSSELLTAVQGPLRDRTLFGTDFPFITPEKWLRDWDGLEMSEDLTRRVLYDNAARLLGI from the coding sequence ATGACCAAATTCATCGACATTCACGTGCATCCGCCGGTCGCGGAATTCCTCAACGGCCCGTTCGCTCCGTATCTCGATCAACTCGCCGAGCACTTCGGGCGCCCCCTCGAGGTGATGACTACGGAAGAGATAGCCGATTACTACCGACGCCTCGACGGCGTGGCTGTGCTGCTTGCCTGGTCCGCCCAGACTGCGAGCGGGCTGCCTGCATTTCGTAATGAGACCGTATCGCAGATGGTGGCGGAGGCGCCCGACGTATTCATCGGCTTCGGGTCGATCGACCCGCATCGCGGGTCGGCGGCGGTGTCGGCGGTTCACCAGGCTGCCCGTGACGGACTGCGCGGTCTGAAGTTCCATCCGTCCGCGCAGGGTTTCACGCCCTCCGACCGGGAGTTCCATCCGATCTTCGAAGCCGCCGAGGAGGCCGGTCTGATCGTCCTCTCGCACACCGGGTTCACCGGCCTCGGTGCCGGAACGGCGGGGGGGATGGGAATCCGCCAGCAGTTTTCGCACCCGATGCATATCGACGAAGTCGCCGCGACGTTTCCCCGATTGCAGATCGTCATGGCCCACCCCTCGTGGCCGTGGCAGTCGGAGGCGCTGGCGGTGGCGCAGCACAAGACGAATGTGTGGATCGACCTGTCCGGGTGGTCTCCGAAGTACTTGAGTTCGGAGCTTCTGACTGCGGTGCAGGGGCCGCTGCGCGACCGAACCCTGTTCGGGACCGACTTCCCATTCATCACCCCGGAGAAATGGCTGCGCGACTGGGACGGCCTCGAGATGTCCGAGGATCTAACTCGCCGGGTGCTGTACGACAACGCGGCCAGATTGCTGGGGATCTAG